The following are encoded in a window of Syntrophales bacterium genomic DNA:
- a CDS encoding branched-chain amino acid ABC transporter permease, translating to MKTQNRWILYAVVTALLVTLPYYTGTYLLSVAGTILIYLALALSWDMLLRSGQLSFGIAGFFGIGGYAAVLIFMNAGVNPLVSILAGGAAAGVFALIIGTAVLQLRGMYFAIVTLALAEIFRVIIRNLPDLTGGPEGLVLPAAIFSGDSTSTFWLILAVAITAVIASEIFQKSRIFFALTSIRNDEVLARSSGINVFKYLVIVFAVTSAIQGIAGGAYAHVHGFVSPEGSFSLDFALLPMAMALFGGMHTTWGPVLGAVLLGIAAEFLKLQIPYGHLLVYGVIIVIAIILFPKGIVGTISQKLQAR from the coding sequence ATGAAGACACAGAACCGCTGGATACTTTATGCCGTTGTCACTGCCCTGCTTGTCACGCTTCCCTATTATACCGGGACATACCTGCTGAGCGTCGCCGGGACAATCCTCATCTATCTGGCTCTGGCCCTGAGTTGGGACATGCTTCTGAGGTCCGGTCAGCTCTCCTTCGGCATTGCGGGGTTCTTCGGAATAGGCGGCTATGCGGCCGTCCTCATCTTTATGAATGCCGGCGTGAACCCGCTCGTCAGTATCCTGGCGGGGGGAGCCGCTGCCGGTGTTTTTGCGTTGATTATCGGAACTGCCGTGCTGCAGCTTCGGGGCATGTATTTTGCGATTGTAACCCTGGCGCTGGCGGAGATTTTCCGGGTAATTATCAGGAATCTTCCGGATCTGACAGGCGGTCCCGAGGGGCTGGTTTTGCCAGCCGCTATCTTTTCGGGGGATTCGACCAGTACCTTCTGGCTAATCCTCGCGGTTGCCATAACCGCCGTTATCGCCTCTGAAATATTTCAAAAAAGCCGAATTTTCTTCGCCCTCACCTCAATCAGAAACGACGAAGTTCTGGCCCGGTCGAGCGGCATCAATGTGTTCAAATACTTAGTCATCGTCTTTGCCGTTACCTCGGCAATTCAGGGGATTGCCGGCGGCGCCTATGCCCATGTTCATGGTTTCGTCTCCCCGGAGGGAAGTTTTTCCCTTGACTTCGCCCTGCTTCCGATGGCGATGGCCCTTTTCGGCGGGATGCATACCACTTGGGGGCCGGTTCTGGGGGCGGTTCTGCTGGGAATCGCCGCGGAGTTTCTGAAACTGCAGATTCCCTATGGTCACCTGCTGGTTTACGGAGTCATTATTGTGATCGCAATCATCCTGTTTCCCAAAGGAATTGTGGGGACCATCAGTCAAAAATTGCAGGCAAGGTGA
- a CDS encoding ABC transporter ATP-binding protein, translating to MAISKVQTAPILQIENLKRLFGGLAALNGATFEIRENEVLGILGPNGAGKTTLINVIAGIYLPTSGRIFFEGRDITNIPAHRICRLGIGRTFQLAKPLEDLSLAENVMVGALFGSGCTLREARKRSEETCEFVGLGDVQRGISKVTALEIKKMQIAHALAARPRILFLDEVMAGLNTDETFEMIELVRKIHDRGVTIGIVEHVMRVIKELTNRVVVLDWGQVIAEGPYEAVSANPLVISAYLGEET from the coding sequence ATGGCAATTTCAAAGGTACAGACCGCTCCTATTTTACAGATCGAGAACCTGAAGAGACTCTTCGGGGGGCTGGCCGCGCTCAACGGGGCCACCTTCGAGATCCGGGAAAACGAAGTCCTTGGCATTCTGGGGCCCAATGGCGCCGGAAAGACGACCCTGATCAACGTGATTGCCGGCATCTATCTTCCCACGAGCGGAAGGATCTTTTTCGAGGGGCGTGATATCACGAACATTCCGGCCCACCGGATCTGCCGGCTCGGAATCGGCAGGACCTTTCAACTCGCGAAGCCCCTCGAAGATCTGAGCCTGGCGGAAAATGTCATGGTGGGGGCCCTCTTCGGCAGCGGGTGCACCTTGAGAGAGGCAAGAAAAAGATCAGAAGAAACATGCGAGTTTGTGGGTCTCGGGGACGTCCAGCGAGGCATTTCCAAGGTGACCGCGCTGGAAATAAAGAAAATGCAGATTGCCCATGCCCTGGCCGCACGGCCCCGGATTCTTTTTCTCGATGAGGTGATGGCGGGTCTCAACACCGACGAGACCTTCGAGATGATCGAGCTGGTGCGGAAAATTCATGACCGGGGGGTGACGATCGGAATCGTCGAACACGTAATGCGGGTCATCAAGGAATTGACGAATCGGGTGGTAGTCCTGGACTGGGGACAGGTGATCGCGGAAGGGCCGTACGAGGCTGTCTCCGCAAATCCACTTGTCATCAGCGCCTATCTTGGAGAGGAGACATGA
- a CDS encoding ABC transporter ATP-binding protein: MMLTLREVNVSYGKLHILWDLSLQVGQESVGLFGPNGAGKTTLINTLLGLVKPTSGEILFEGETLLALKTHQRIRRGIAVVPQERELFPTLTVLENLMSGALHIPRAKQKATEQLETVIQLFPVLKERFKQLAGTMSGGQQRMLAIGRALMADPRLLILDEPSGGLQPSLVSELFERLGKIKESVAILVAEQNVRQCLKAIDRGYVIENGRVVMEKNVEELTNNDYIRKSYLGI, from the coding sequence ATGATGCTCACACTGAGGGAGGTCAACGTCTCGTATGGAAAACTGCACATCCTCTGGGATCTCTCCCTGCAGGTCGGACAGGAGTCGGTCGGCCTTTTCGGGCCTAATGGCGCCGGCAAGACAACCCTGATCAACACCCTTCTGGGGCTCGTCAAACCAACGAGCGGCGAAATCCTCTTTGAAGGCGAAACCCTGCTCGCTTTGAAAACGCACCAGCGGATAAGGCGCGGCATTGCGGTGGTGCCGCAGGAACGGGAGCTTTTCCCGACGCTGACCGTACTCGAAAACCTGATGTCCGGCGCCCTGCATATCCCGAGGGCAAAACAGAAGGCGACGGAACAGCTCGAGACCGTCATCCAGCTCTTTCCCGTACTCAAGGAGCGATTCAAACAACTGGCCGGCACCATGAGCGGTGGACAGCAGCGGATGCTGGCGATCGGCCGCGCCCTGATGGCAGACCCGCGACTCCTCATTCTTGATGAACCTTCGGGGGGACTGCAGCCCAGCCTTGTCTCGGAACTATTCGAGCGGCTCGGAAAGATCAAGGAAAGCGTCGCCATCCTTGTGGCGGAACAAAACGTAAGACAGTGTCTGAAGGCGATAGACAGAGGGTATGTAATCGAAAACGGCCGCGTTGTGATGGAAAAAAACGTCGAAGAACTGACGAACAACGACTACATCCGGAAATCATACCTGGGAATTTGA
- a CDS encoding alpha/beta hydrolase: MSEPIMISGKGDGVKLQLAEWGTTGQVVLCIHGITANCRCWDVVASSLEAEFRVLAMDLRGRGHSEKPATGYSVEQHCRDIAALQDDLGLKRPVIMGHSLGAFIALAFAATYPDRVESVILVDGGGDLSAEQMAKVFSGIKPALERLGKVFPSADAYIDTMKQAPYLQPWSPALETYCRYELTEVEGGVKANIDPLHIQEEAINLGKMKAASFYKKIACKVLILRATRGLLAEDDILLPEEVVERMTREILTAKRIDIPGTNHYSILFQPNKLRDEAIKGFLREHSRF, from the coding sequence ATGAGTGAGCCAATCATGATCTCCGGCAAAGGCGACGGGGTTAAACTTCAATTGGCCGAGTGGGGAACAACCGGACAAGTCGTCCTGTGCATTCACGGGATAACGGCCAACTGCCGATGCTGGGATGTGGTCGCTTCTTCCCTGGAAGCAGAGTTCCGCGTCCTCGCGATGGATCTGCGGGGCAGAGGACATTCCGAAAAGCCGGCGACAGGCTACTCCGTTGAACAACACTGCCGGGACATCGCGGCTCTTCAGGACGATCTGGGCCTGAAGCGTCCGGTGATCATGGGGCATTCGCTGGGGGCCTTCATCGCCCTCGCCTTCGCCGCCACTTACCCGGACAGGGTTGAGAGCGTCATCCTCGTGGATGGCGGAGGCGACCTTTCCGCAGAGCAGATGGCCAAGGTCTTTTCCGGGATCAAGCCGGCGCTGGAGCGGCTGGGAAAGGTTTTTCCCTCCGCGGATGCCTATATAGACACCATGAAGCAGGCTCCGTATCTTCAGCCTTGGTCGCCTGCACTGGAGACCTATTGCCGTTACGAGCTTACCGAGGTCGAAGGCGGCGTAAAGGCGAACATCGATCCGCTTCACATTCAGGAAGAGGCAATCAATTTGGGGAAAATGAAAGCGGCCTCCTTTTACAAAAAAATCGCCTGCAAAGTGCTGATCCTGAGGGCGACGAGAGGGCTTCTGGCCGAGGATGACATTCTCCTGCCGGAGGAGGTTGTCGAGAGGATGACGCGGGAAATTCTCACTGCAAAGCGGATTGATATACCGGGAACCAACCATTACAGCATTCTCTTTCAGCCAAACAAGCTGCGTGACGAGGCTATTAAGGGCTTTCTGAGGGAACATTCCCGTTTTTGA
- a CDS encoding iron-containing alcohol dehydrogenase — translation MNDSRIFQMPSVVHFGSGAAAQAGPEAARLGAKKALLVTDEILMQTGAVKPVIDSLGAANIETVIFDKIASEPVIKFVEEGLQLLRQKKCDVLVAVGGGSPIDTAKAIAVMAANPGKIEDYMGIGKIKNPGMPLIAIPTTAGTGSEVTIFTIITDTKRDVKMLIGSPHVMPRIALVDPLMTLGMPRGLTAATGLDALTHAIEAYVSLKAQPLSDVMALSAIERLFKNLPQAWANPNNIEARTQTLLGAMQAGIAFSNASVALVHGMSRPLGAYFHIPHGLSNATLLGDVMEFSIMGNPVRYARITEAMGVDITGLLPTEAAEEGAMLIKKLVADLEVPSIKELGVDKKKLDEVVEQMAKDAIASGSPGNNPRIATPQEIVSLYYKAFQG, via the coding sequence ATGAACGATTCCAGAATCTTTCAAATGCCGTCTGTTGTTCATTTCGGAAGTGGCGCCGCCGCACAGGCCGGGCCCGAGGCTGCACGCCTGGGGGCGAAAAAGGCGCTGCTCGTCACCGACGAAATTCTGATGCAGACAGGCGCCGTAAAGCCGGTAATAGACTCTCTGGGGGCGGCAAACATTGAAACCGTTATTTTTGACAAGATCGCCAGCGAGCCGGTTATCAAGTTTGTCGAAGAAGGACTGCAACTCCTGCGCCAGAAAAAATGCGACGTACTCGTCGCGGTCGGAGGGGGCAGCCCGATAGATACGGCAAAGGCCATTGCCGTGATGGCCGCCAACCCGGGAAAGATAGAAGATTACATGGGCATAGGGAAGATAAAAAATCCGGGAATGCCATTGATCGCCATTCCGACCACAGCCGGCACCGGAAGCGAGGTGACTATTTTCACGATCATTACCGACACGAAACGGGACGTGAAGATGCTGATCGGAAGTCCCCATGTGATGCCCCGGATCGCCTTGGTGGACCCACTGATGACGCTCGGCATGCCCCGCGGTCTTACCGCGGCGACAGGGCTTGACGCCTTGACCCACGCCATCGAGGCCTATGTCTCGCTGAAGGCCCAGCCACTGAGCGATGTCATGGCGCTTTCCGCAATAGAGCGCCTGTTCAAAAACCTTCCCCAGGCATGGGCTAATCCGAACAACATTGAAGCCCGGACGCAGACGCTTCTGGGAGCAATGCAGGCAGGAATCGCCTTCAGCAATGCCTCGGTCGCCCTCGTGCATGGAATGTCCCGGCCGCTCGGCGCCTATTTTCACATTCCTCACGGCCTGAGCAATGCCACGCTGCTGGGGGATGTGATGGAATTCAGCATCATGGGAAACCCCGTCCGGTATGCCCGAATCACCGAGGCAATGGGAGTCGATATAACCGGACTGCTTCCGACAGAAGCCGCCGAAGAGGGAGCAATGCTCATCAAGAAACTGGTTGCCGATCTTGAGGTTCCCTCCATTAAGGAACTGGGCGTGGATAAAAAGAAACTGGACGAGGTTGTCGAGCAAATGGCGAAGGACGCCATCGCCAGCGGCAGCCCCGGAAACAACCCACGGATAGCCACCCCGCAGGAGATTGTCTCCCTATATTACAAGGCTTTCCAGGGCTGA
- a CDS encoding acyl-CoA synthetase, with translation MLQKKMLQKKDTYEEVYRSFRWQIPEQYNIGADICDKWADQRYRLALIYDDGKGRTEKYTFWDIKNLSNRLANALRAHGVERGDRVGILLPQCPETAIAHVAIYKLGAIAIPLATLFGPDALEYRLNNSGAKAVITDGDNLAKVTAIRENLPDLKLVFVTNGKPDNSSLDFWATLEKGASRFEPVPTLADDPALIIYTSGTTGPPKGALHAHRVVLGHIPGVEFFHNFFPKQDDVYWTPSDWAWAGGLLDVLLPSWHHGVPVFAYSAKKFDPEQAFYFIAKYGVRNAFIVPTALKIMRQVENPKGRYDYSMRTIGSGGETLGEELLNWGREVMDLQINEFYGQTEVNLVVGNCCEIMPIRRGSMGKPIPGHQVEVVDEEGNIVPPGTTGEIAILRPDPVMFLNYWQNPEATEKKFVGDWSLTGDLGKKDEDGYLWYIARKDDVITSSGYRIGPAEIEDCLLRHPAVAMSAVIGKPDPVRTEIVKAFVVLKPGVPASKELSVEIRDFIRNRLAAHEYPREIEFVEELPMTSSGKIIRGELRRRESEA, from the coding sequence ATGTTACAGAAGAAGATGTTACAGAAGAAAGATACGTACGAAGAGGTTTATCGGAGTTTTCGCTGGCAGATTCCGGAGCAGTACAATATCGGGGCTGATATCTGCGATAAGTGGGCTGATCAGCGCTATCGCCTTGCCCTTATCTACGATGACGGCAAGGGTCGGACCGAAAAATACACCTTCTGGGATATCAAAAATCTCTCCAACCGGCTGGCCAATGCCCTGCGCGCACACGGGGTCGAGCGGGGCGACCGGGTTGGAATCCTGCTGCCGCAGTGTCCGGAAACGGCAATCGCCCATGTCGCCATCTACAAGCTGGGCGCCATAGCGATTCCGCTGGCAACCCTTTTCGGCCCTGATGCCCTCGAGTATCGTCTGAACAACAGCGGGGCAAAAGCCGTCATCACCGACGGGGATAATCTTGCCAAGGTAACGGCCATCCGTGAGAATCTCCCCGATTTAAAGCTTGTTTTCGTCACTAACGGGAAGCCGGATAACAGCTCCCTCGATTTCTGGGCGACGCTGGAGAAGGGCGCCTCCCGTTTCGAACCCGTGCCGACACTGGCGGATGACCCGGCCCTGATCATCTACACATCGGGAACCACCGGGCCACCCAAAGGGGCTCTGCACGCCCACCGGGTCGTTCTCGGCCATATTCCCGGCGTGGAATTCTTCCATAACTTCTTTCCGAAACAGGATGACGTTTACTGGACACCCTCCGACTGGGCATGGGCGGGAGGATTGCTGGATGTCCTGCTGCCGAGCTGGCATCACGGCGTCCCTGTCTTCGCCTACAGCGCCAAAAAATTCGACCCGGAACAGGCATTTTACTTTATCGCCAAATACGGAGTCCGCAATGCGTTTATCGTGCCGACCGCCCTCAAGATAATGCGCCAGGTGGAAAACCCGAAAGGACGCTACGACTACAGCATGCGAACAATCGGCTCCGGCGGGGAAACGCTGGGAGAGGAACTGCTCAACTGGGGCCGGGAGGTCATGGATCTGCAGATCAACGAATTCTACGGTCAGACCGAGGTAAACCTGGTTGTCGGAAACTGCTGCGAAATCATGCCAATACGACGCGGTTCGATGGGAAAGCCAATTCCCGGCCACCAGGTGGAGGTTGTTGACGAAGAGGGAAACATTGTGCCACCGGGAACAACAGGAGAAATCGCTATCCTCCGTCCCGACCCGGTCATGTTTCTCAACTATTGGCAAAATCCCGAGGCAACCGAGAAAAAATTTGTCGGCGACTGGTCACTGACTGGAGATCTCGGAAAGAAGGATGAGGACGGATACCTGTGGTACATAGCCCGGAAGGACGACGTCATCACCTCCTCCGGTTACCGAATCGGCCCGGCGGAAATCGAGGACTGCCTGCTCCGACATCCGGCTGTGGCTATGTCAGCGGTGATCGGCAAACCCGATCCCGTCCGGACGGAAATCGTAAAGGCCTTTGTTGTCCTTAAACCGGGGGTGCCTGCTTCCAAAGAATTGTCAGTGGAAATTCGGGATTTCATCAGAAACCGTCTGGCCGCCCACGAGTACCCGCGGGAGATAGAGTTTGTTGAAGAGCTTCCTATGACCAGTTCCGGTAAAATCATCCGTGGCGAGCTTCGACGACGTGAAAGCGAAGCTTAA